Within the Acidobacteriota bacterium genome, the region CTCCACACCTCCGACGGTTGCTCCGACGACTCCGGCACTACCTGCAAAACCTGAAGCCCCACCAATCCCTGAACTTGAAGGAAGTCAAGGCATTCAGTTCCTGGCCTTTGGCGATTTTGGCACCGCCCTACCCGACCAAAAACTGGTTGCTGAAGCCATGGCTGCCAAGGCCACGCGGGCACCAGTTCAATTTGCGCTGGTTCTAGGAGATAATTTCTACCCCGCCGGAGTCCAGAGTGTGGATGACCCACAATGGCAAACCAAGTTTGAATCCATATATTCACAACCCAGTCTGAATGTTGATTTTTATGCCGTGCTCGGAAACCATGACTACCGACTGAACCCAGATGCGGAGGTCGAATACTCGAAAAAGCCTGGCACCCGGTGGAAAATGCCGGATCGGTACTATGCCTTCTCAAAAAAACTGGATGACCAGTCCGAAGTCCGGTTCTTTGGACTCGACACCGACCCGCTCTGTGAAGAACCCGAAAAGCCCATGACACCCGCCCAAATCAATCAGCAATTGACCTGGCTGGAAACCGAATTGAAAAAAGCGGCAACGCAAAAGTCACCCAGAGTGGTCTGGAAAATCGTGTTTGGCCATCACCCCATTGTTTCCGGCGGAGCACACGGTTCCACGCGGAGCGAACATATGGTCAAGGTTGATAAGCTGTTGAAGAAATATGGAGTTGACCTTTACCTGTGCGGGCACGACCATGACTTGCAGCATATTGTTTTTGAAAAAATGAACTATGTGGTCAGCGGTGGCGGCGCACTCACTCGCAAAGTCGGCCTGACCCCGTTTACCAAATTTGCCGCCAGTGACCTGGGGTTTGCCTGGTTTCGGGTAACGCCGACGGTATTCAATTTGGAATTTTTTGCCGGAAAAGACCACTTATATCAGATTGCCTACACCCACTCGATACTGGCCAAATAGCAAGTTCAGAGCGAGTGGCGAGTGGCGAGTAGCAAGGAGTCAATCCAAACCCCTCGCTGTAGTGTTAGGATTGGAACCAAAACAATTTCATCATTTTTGAACCACAGCGGTCACAGCGAAAAATTACTCATTCTGAATCTGCCTGTTCCTCTGTGTTCCTCTGTGTCCTCTGTGGTGAGATTTCATTTTCCTATCAATCAACTTCCGTTGATGAGTTATTTTATGTTCATTCTTTAAAGTACTTCCTTACTATTGTGATGATGCTCAATTAGATTATGAGCAAGCGAAAGCAGTGACACCATTTTCTTATCACTCGCTACTCGCTACTCGCTACTCGCTACTCGCTTTTAGTTCGCTGCTCGTCGCACACTTCTGATCGGAGAAGAACTCTATGAACTCTGCCGATGATGATATTCGATCTCCCGAGAGGTATCACAAAACCCAGCCGGACAAAGCAGGGCCGCAGCCGGAATCTCAGGCTGCCAAAGAAACGTTTCTGAAGAACCTCCACCATAATTTACAGACTCCGATCAGCATCATCCTTGGTTATACCGACATTTTAATTGATGAAGTGCGTGCCCAGATGGTGGTGGAATTTCTACCTCAACTTGAACAAATCAAAGCGCTTGGTGAAGAACTGGTCACGCTGGTGGCTCAACGGCTCAATACCTCACGACAGCTTTCGGCAACCCAGGAACTCGATTTAAAAGAATGTATTTCCGATTTGTATCAGGAAGTTCGGACCTCACTCCTGACCGTCAGCAGCACCAGCGAGCAATTGTTGGAACAGGCCGAAGCGCAAAAGCTGCGACTGCTAGTGCCTGATTTGATGAATGTTCATTCGGCAGCGGAACACATGCTCCATTTTTTTAAGCAGGTTTCCCGTCTGTCGCGCCTGGAAACCAGTCATTTATCAGTTGTCACCCCTGCCAGCCTGAGTGAAGCCGTTCGAGCCATGCGCGAGGCGATCAAACATCAGGATTTTCCCTCCACGGTGTTTCGAGGCACGATCCTGGTGGTTGACGACAACGAACTCAACTGTGATGTGCTGGCGCGAAGACTGGTCCGCCAGGGCTATCGGGCGGAAACGGTTCAAAGCGGGTTGGATGCCCTCAAGATCCTGGGTGAAAAGGAGTTTGACCTGGTTTTGCTCGACATTTTGATGCCCGAAATGGATGGGTTTCAGGTCCTCAAGCGGTTAAAAGCCGATCAGAAAATGCGATATATCCCGGTGATTATGATTTCAGCCCTGACCGAAATCGAAAGCGTTGCCCGGTGTATTGAGATGGGGGCGGAGGATTACCTCCCGAAACCGTTTAATTCCATGCTGATGCGGGCCCGCATTGATGCCTGCCTTGAAAAAAAGCGCCTCCACGATCAAGAACTGCAATATTTACAACTGGTTTCGAAATTGACCAGCGCCGCCGCCGCCGTTGAATCAGGAGCTTTTCACCCAAGTCAGCTCGAAGAAGTCACGGCCCATCCAGGTGAGTTGGGTCGCCTCGCCAGGGTGTTTACCCAAATGGCACGTGAAATTGCAGCCCGTGAGACAATGCTCGAAGCCAAAATCCAGGAACGCACCCTCGAACTGGCCCGGCTGGTCGAACGCCTGAATCTCACCGTTGACCAGTTGCAACTCTCTGAACGCAAAGCCCTTGAAGCCAGCCGGGCTAAAAGCGTTTTTTTGGCCAATATGAGCCATGAGTTGCGAACCCCACTCAACGCCATTATCGGATTTGTGCAGATGCTGCAGCGCAAGGAACCCCGTGAGGCTGATGATCGCGAGCATTTAGGCATCATCCGTCGCAGCAGTGAGCATTTGCTTGGAATCATCAATGACGTGCTTTCAATTTCCAAAATAGAAGCCGGAAAAGTCACCCTGACCGAAACCGTTTTTAAGCTTCCACGGTTGCTTAAAACCCTGGAGGACATGTTTCGGATCCGCGCCCAGGCCAAGCGACTGGTGATTAACTTTGAGTTATCAAAGGACTTACCGCGCTATGTATATGGAGATGAAGGAAAACTCCGTCAAATCCTGATTAACTTGCTGAACAATGCGGTCAAGTTTACGGCCTGTGGTGGCATTACCCTTCGGGCTCAGTGGCTGGCCGACAAGCTCCAATGCGAGGTCACCGACACTGGCCTTGGAATGAATGCTGACGAAATCCAAACCCTGTTTGAGCCGTTTACCCAAACCGAAAGTGGCGTGAAATCGGCGGAAGGAACTGGCCTTGGACTGACCATCACCCGAAACTATGTCCGTCTCATGAACGGTAGTATTCGGATTCAAAGCTCTCCTGGACGTGGGACCACGGTGAATTTTGAGGTAATGCTGGTGCCGGCGTCGAAAGATACGTTTTATCAAGAAGCCCGGCGGGTGGTGTGCCTTGGCGATAATCAAATGATTCCAAAAATGCTGGTGGTGGACGATCAAAACGATTCCCGATTGCTCCTCAAAGAGATTTTGACGCCGATTGGGTTTGAAGTTCGTGAGGCCCGCAACGGGCTGGAAGCGGTTGAAATCTACAAGTCCTGGCACCCGGATGTGATTTGGATGGATGTGCGGATGCCGGAATCCGACGGCTACGAAGCAACCCGTGCTATCCGGCGTCTGGAATTGACCCAGACTCCCAATCCAGGGGCCTTTGCTCCCCAAACCTCGATCTTTGCTATTTCAGCGGGGGTGTTTGATACTGATCGGGAAGCAATTCTGTCAGCCGGGTGTGATGCGTTCCTGGCCAAACCCTTTCACGAAATCGAATTGTTTGAACTCCTTGAACACCATCTCGGCCTTGAGTTTATCTATGAAGAGGATGTTTCCTTTTCGCCCGACATGTTTGGGGTCATCAATTCCGACCCGATTTCGATTCCAAATGAAAACCCCATCCTGCCTGATGACTGGATTGATCGAATGAACAACGCTCTCGATGAGGGTGATATTGAGTTGTCAATGGCTTTGCTCGAGGAGGTCAAATTTGACAATGAACAACTGGTCGCCCGGTTGAAACTCCTGTTGAGCAGCTATAAAGTTGAAGAAATTCAGGACTTTCTCAAGGAAATCAAACAGCGAAAGGGATAATCCAAAGCCGGGTTCCGGGTTTTTGAAAGGGCTGAGGGCTGAAAAAATCCCATTGTCCCCTTGTCATTCTTTGCATGGCTTGGGTCTCGTCCTGGCCGGAACCGTGGGCTTCGCACCACGGCTATTACACGACGACCCTGCGGGCCTGAAATCCTTATCCTGGCGCTTATGCCCTGTCACCTTGTCACCTTGTCACCTTGTCACCTTGTCACCCTGTCACCCTGTCACCTTGTCACCTTGTCACCTTGTCATTTTGTCACTGATCTCAATTCGAATGAAAAAACTATGCGATTACTCACCATTTTCTTTTTATCCTGCCTGATCACGTTGACTTCAATTTTCCCAGTTCACAGTCAGCAAGAGGGAAACTCGCCGCAATTTTCACCCTATTTTCGCGTCTTTACCGGCGATGGAAAACCCGTCGCAATGGCTGATATTTCCCAGGCAATGGCCGGAGTTGACGTTGTCTTTGTGGGAGAAACACACAATGACCCAATGGCTCACAGTCTGGAACTGGCCATTTTGAAACGGGCGCATGAAGCCGCTTCATCCAGCCCAAGCGATGCCGGTGGACGAAATGCCGTGTTATCAATGGAGATGTTTGAACGGGACACCCAACCAGTTCTGGATGAATATCTGGCCGGTATCATTTCAGAGCGCCATTTTTTGGAAAGCAGTCGTCCCTGGACAAACTATAAGGGCGACTATCGTCCACTCGTGGAATTTGCTCGCGAACAGAAACTTTCGGTTTTAGCCGCCAATGCACCCAAACGCTATGCCAACCTGGTTTCGCGTCAGGGGCGCAATGCGCTGAGCGCCGCCTTACCCCGAGCTGCCCAATGGTTGCCGCCGGTTCCATATGGATTCCCAAGCCCAGCGTACAAAGCAAAATTTGAGGCCCTGTTTGCTCAACCTGGAAAACCGCTCCCACCGAGTCTGTCGAGCACAGGGTCGCTCCAACACGGAATGGGAAACTTGCAATACACACTGGATGCCCAGTCGCTCTGGGATGCCACCATGGCCTTCTCCATGGCGGAAGAATTCTTACGTCATCCGAATTCCTTGATTGTTCACGTGGTTGGAAAATTTCACTGTGAAAATCGGATGGGCATCCCTGACCATTTGCTTCGCTATCGGCCAGGGACAAAATTTCTGGTCGTCACGGTTGAGCCTGCCGATGACATCACCGCTTTCACTGAAAAACACAAAGGACTGGGGGATTTTGTCATTTTGACGGATTCAAAATTGCCCCGGAGTTATGAGGATAAATGAGAAAACCAGGGCTTGGGGCTTGGGGCTTGGGGCTGAAGACAACAAAAAGAAAAAACCAGGGCTTGGGGCTTGGGGCTGAAGACTCGCAAGCTCAGGGCTGAAGAAAACGGGTTCAATACCCTCAGCCCTCAGCCCTAAAAGAAAAAAACCCTGAAATCTGACAGGAATGCACTGCGTCTCATCCCTTCCGTTTCAGCGGTGGATATACTGTCGATTTCAGGGTTGTTCTAAAATTTGAGCGTTTAATGAAGGGCGCACGACAAGCCAGTGCCCCCACGGGTTCGAATGTTGTTCAGGCAACAATCGAGGCTTTGCGTGATTGTGAAATTTCTAAAATTGATTCCATGTCGGAAATACTCCGCCGAAAATTGCGTGTTGCCTCAGTTAACTTGTTTCGCTCTTGCTCTCCGCATTTTCCGTACAGCCCAGCCAGGCAGTCTCTGACGTCATCCATCGCTCTCCGCATTCGAATCAAAATCCGACGCAACCGGAAAACCTGCGATTCCAACCCACGGCTGACATCTTCCGGGTGGAGCTGGTCAATTTCCCGCTCCAACGAATCATTCAAGGCATTCATTTGCTCCCGAACCGTGGTCAACTGCCCCAATGACCACATACACAGCGGAAATTCGCCGATGGTGGGTTCCTGTTTGAGGTTGGTACAGTGCATGGTTTGATCGGGGCCTTTTTTCCAAAAGGCACAATCGTCGGGGATATGATCCAGAAGCTCAGCCAGTTGCACCGCATCAAAGTACATGGTGTGCAAATGATGAAGGAAAAACATAGTGTACTCTCGCTTCTCAACTTGACGTCTTTCAACTTGGGGCAACACGGAGGGAATTTCCGGACATTCAAAAGGTCGAGCTGATTTGAGTTGCAGTTGGTTTTGCATAACCGATATTTCTAATCGTTTGGATAAAATTGGTTATAAGACCATTTTGGAATGAGCGCCTCGTACTACGGGAAATCTAAATTATTGAAAAAATTGTATTTCCCTCAGCCCTTAGCCCGATACCCTCAGCCCAAAATGGTATGAGTTCGCTTTAATCCGCTCCACAAAACCGGAGTAAGGTTTGTTCACCTGAGACAGATTCAATTTGCAGCGCTTCGTCACACCCACCGTTTGAGCGTTCAAGACTCACCTGCTTTGGATTTCGAATGGTATGCGTCACCTGAGCCCCGGCTTTTTCGCCGACTGTAATCAGGATGTTATTGGCACCACTTCCTTTCATATCAACCGCAATTCCAGCCAACGGCACATTTTTGGCTTCAACTTGCGCGCCGATTTCCTCGGTAAACACTTCCATTGAAACCAGCCAGCCGTGGTGTTCGCAACTAAAGCTATTAAAGAAATTAACCCATTCTTCGGATGGAATGACCGATGTGTACATAAATTCTCTCCCTCCGGACGGCCCGAAAGCGGTTGATGAACTGTGGATTTTTCAGATTGGGTGCCTGCGGTTCTTCAAGAGAGCAAACTCTATGCCAGGACGAAACGAGCGGGATATCACCGGTTTGGGGGGAATTTGGAACGGGAAATGAGGAAAAATTCAGCAGGCGGGAAAAAGTGCGCACCGGGTGAGGTTGGTGGAGCATAAGCGCCAGGAGAAGGGAGCGGAGTCTGATCTTGGACAAGGGGAACAAGGGGACAAGAAGACAAGGGGACAAGAGGACAAGAGGACAAGGGGACAAGGCATACGTGCCAGGAGAAAGAGTTGAGGCCCGCAGGGTCGTCATGTAATAGCCGTGGTGCGCAGCCCACGGTCACGGCCAGGACAAGACCCAAGCCCGACAAGAATGCCCTTCAATAACAACGAAACAGGTTGGTGGAGTGCGACAGCACAAGGTTGCGGTTGAAAGCGGCAAAGCCCGCCGCACTCCACAGGAATCAGGATCGGTTGGAAACCGCCGCAAACGAGGCGTCGAGGGCTTCGGCCAGCTCATCTACGTTGTCTTTTGAGGCAATCATCGGCATACCGGTGCGGATGACGTTTCCGTACAGTCCGCCTTTTCCAATCAAGACACCTCGTTTCTTGGTTTCTTCAAAAACTTCGGCCAGTCCTTGCGGATTTGGTTCCTTGGTGGTCTGGTCCTTGACCAGCTCAAGGCCAAGCATCAAGCCCATTCCCCGGACATCGCCAATCATGGTGTATTTTTCCTTGAGTCCGTCGAGCTTTTCACGCAGGTAATTGCCGACCACTTTGACGTGGGTGCGCAAATCTTCTTCTTCAATGGTTTTGATGACTGCCAGAGCTGCCGCCATCGAAACCGGGTTGCCGCCAAAGGTTGAAAACGTTGGACTTGGAACGGCATCTGCCACTTCAGGTGTGGCAATCGTCAACCCAATCGGGGCGCCATTTCCCAAGCCTTTGGCGGAAGTGATGATGTCGGGTTCCACGTTCCAATGTTCAATCCCAAACCATTTGTCGCCGGTTCGGCCCCAGGCGGTCTGGACTTCGTCGGCAATAAACAAGCCGCCATATTGTCGGGCAATTTCGGCGGCGCGTTCAAAATACCCTGGTGGAGGAACCACAAACCCACCAACGCCAAGAATTGGTTCCGCCATAAAGGCTGCAATTTGGCCGGAAGTTGTCGTCCGGATGAGTTCTTCGATGTCATTGGCACAGGCCAGTTCGCAACTTGGATAGGTCAGTTTGAACGGGCAGCGGTAGCAATAGGGCGCCGCGGCGTGAACAAACCCGGCTACTTGCGTTGGGAGCAATCGCCAGGGGGCATGACCCATTGCGGAAAGCGACGTGGCCGAGCGTCCGCTGTAGCTATGCCGTAACACCACGATTTCATGGCGTTTGGTATAGAGTTTGGCGGCCATGATCGCCGTATCGTCAGCCTCGGTGCCGCTGCTGGTAAAAAAGGATTTTTTCAGTTTGCCCGGAGTGATTTCAGCCAGTTTTTCAGCCAGGTCCGACTGTGGTTTGTTGGCATAGAGCGTTGACATATGGGTCAACGTTTTGACCTGTTCGACCCAGGCTTCGGTGACTTTCGGATGGGCGTGGCCCACCGACACCGTCAACACGCCGCCAAAACAATCAAGGTATTTGGTGCCTGAATCATCCCAGACGTGCATGCCTTCGCCTCGGACAATGGCCACGGGTTCTTTGTAGTACATCGTCACGGCGGGAAACAAAAATTCCTTGTGTTTGCGGACGATTTCGGATTGTGCTGGTTTTGGTTCTGGTGTGCTCATTAGTACAGATTCCCCTCTCGTTTGCGTCCTGTGTAGTCAATGTAGACGACTTTGATTTCGGTATAAAAATCCAGAGCAGTTGAACCCTGCTCGCGGTCGCCAATCCCGGTTGATTTAATGCCACCAAACGGGACGTGGGCTTCGCCGCCAGTGGTAGGTGAATTGACGTGGGTCATCCCGGTTTCAATTTCATCCACATAGCGGAACACATAATTGGCATCGTTGGTAAAAATCGAAGACGACAGGCCATATTCGCAATCGTTGGCAAAGTCCATGGCCTGCTCAAACGAACTGGCGCGCAGCACCGACAAGACCGGCCCAAAAATCTCTTCACGGGCCAGGCGCATATCCGGCGTCACATGGTCAAAGATGGTTGGCTGCACGAAATAGCCGTTTTGGAGGCGGTCATCGGTCGGACGTTCGCCGCCACAAACCAGCGTGGCCCCATCTTCTTTTCCAATATCAATGTAGCGGAGCACGGTTTTAAATTGGGATTCATCCACGCTCGGCCCCATCTGAGTCCCTGGATCCATTCCATCGCCCAACACCAGGGCTTCAGCTTTTTTCCGGAGGCGGGCCACAAATTCATCCGCGACGGCTTCGTGAATGATCGCCCGGCTGGTGGCGGTGCAGCGTTGCCCGGTGGAGCCAAACGCGCCCTGGGCGGTTGATTCAACCGCCAGTTCCATATCGGCATCCGGCATCACAATCACCGGGTTTTTGCCGCCCATTTCGCACTGAGCTTTCACACCGCGCCGCGAGACATTTTCATACAACCGAATGCCGACCTCGTTTGAACCGGTAAACGACACCGCTTTGACCGCCGGGTGGTTGATGATTTCGTCCCCAGCATCGGAACCCGCGCCGATAATCAGGTTTAAGACGCCTTTCGGAATCCCGGCTTCCTGAAAAAGTTCAACCATCCGCACAGCGGTGCCGGGGGTAATCGTGGCCGGTTTGAAAACCACGGTATTTCCAGCTACCAGTGCCGGACAGATTTTCCAGATTGGAATCGCCACCGGAAAATTCCAGGGAGTCACACAAGCCACCACGCCCAGCGGTTGTTTGACCGTGTAGATAAAATTCCGGGGCAATTCAGAGTGGATTGTCTCACCATTCATGCGGCGGGCCTCGCCAGCACAAAAATCGGCCACATTGATCGAACGTTGAAGTTCGCCCCGTGATTCCGACAGGCATTTGCCTTCTTCGCGGGTCAGGATGCGCGACAGTTCTTCTTTGTGTTGTTCGAGCAGACTGGCAGCCCGAGCGACAATTTTGTCGCGCGCCAGGGCCGGTGTTGACCGCCAGCAGCGTAAGGCTTCGACGGCGACTTCGACCACCTACCGGGCATCTTCGCGCGAAGCCAGCCGCACCGTTCCGATCACATCTTGAATATTGGCTGGATTCAGGTTTTCGGCGGTGCGTGAGGAGGTGCCTTCGACCCACTCGCCGTTAATAAAATTGCGATAAGTTTCCATAGCCTCGATTTCGCCTCGTGGGAAAATGATCGGCAACCGACGAAGCGCCAGTGGGAAAGGGGTTCAAGTGGTGAAAAAAGTGTGCGCCCAGTGGTTGCCGGAATGGTGTATGATGTTGTTGGAAAGCGAGCGTGATCGAAATGAAGAATGGGGAATGAAGAATGAAGAATTTGTTAACCACTTGGAATTCAAGGAGATAACTTATTCGTTTTTCTTCATTCGGTATTCACATTTCAATTTTGGCGAGCGGCAACTATACCACACCTGGCGCGAGGACCGACAATAAATGATCAATCACACAACCGCTGACCAGTGCCGAAATCTCCCTGAACTGGTTCATTTTCATACCTGCCGACAACCCGACAAAACCTTCCTCATTTCAGAAATTGATGGCCGAACATTCACTTATGCCGAATTTACCACGGCGATTCACCGGACAGCCCATCTGCTTACTGGTCATGGAATTCAAAAAGGCGATGTGGTCAGTTTGCTGATGCCCAACAGCGTCGAGTATGTGATTGCCTACTTTGCCTGTTTTCAGCTTGGGGCACTCGCGGGGCCGGTCAATTCATTGCTCAAAGCCCACGAACTGACCTATGTCATCGGTAATTCGGAAGCCAAAGCCATCCTGGTCAACAGTCAGTTTGAGCCGATGATTGATGAGATCAAACACGACTTGCCTGACCTGAAATCCATCATTCGGTTTGACCTGGAATCAGACGCCACGGCTGATCTTCGAGTGGAAAAGTGCCCGGAACCCGAGATTGACCGCGAAGACGAAGCCATCATTATTTACACCTCAGGCACAACCGGAAAACCCAAAGGCTGTTTGTTGACCCACGGCAATTTGCTGGCCAATGCGCGCCAGATTAAAACCTGGCTTGGCTTTGACGAATCGGACCGGTTGCTGACGATCATGCCGCTGTTTCATATGAATGCGGTTTCCGTCACAACGGTCACGGCACTGTTTGCGGGTGGGTCAAGTGTCGTCAGTCCAAAGTTTTCAGCCACCAAATTCTGGCAAATCATTTCTGACTACCAGATCACCTCGTTTGGCTCGGTAGCGACAATGTTGTCAATGCTTCTGAAAACCTACCCCGATGGAATTCCACCTGAGTTCAAAACCGCTCAACTCCGGTTTGGCTTGTGTGGGTCGGCGCCAGTTCCGGCTGAAGTGATGCGCCAGTTTGAAGAACGTTTTGGCTTTCTCATCATTGAAGGGTACGGGCTTTCCGAATCCACCTGCCGTTCGACCTTTAATCCGCCTGATACCCGCCGCCGACCTGGCTCCTGCGGAATGCCCATCGGCAATGAAATGAAGGTGGTTGACGAAGATGACCAGGATGTTCCGGATGGCGAAGCTGGTGAAATCGTGATGCGGGGCGACAATATCTTCAAAGCCTATTTCAAGAACCCGGATGCCACCGCCATCGCCTTTCGCAACGGCTGGTTTCACACCGGAGATGTCGGCTACCGCGACCCGGACGGCTTTTACTTCATCGTGGATCGCAAGTCGGACATGATCATCCGGGGTGGTGAAAATATTTATCCGCGTGAAATTGATGAAGTTCTGTACTCACATCCAGCGGTTGCGGCTGGTGCGGCAGTTGGAATGCCCGATCCGCTTTACGGCGAAGATGTGGCGGCGTTTATTGTCCTCAAAGATGGCTGCCACGCTACGGAAGAAGACATTCTCCAATTTTGTCGTGGGGAATTAGCAGATTACAAATGCCCCAAAGTGGTGTATTTTGTGGCTGATTTTCCCAAAGGTCCAACCGGTAAAGTTCTCAAACGCGAATTAGCCAAACAATTGAAAAACAGAGGATAGGGAGTGGGGGATAGAGGATAGGGAATTAGGGGTTCAACGATTTTTACCCTCAGCCCTCAGCCCCAAGCCCTGGAGTGATTTATGTCCAACAAATCTGACGAGAAATACCACCAGATTTTTGGCTGTGTCGCCGCCCAGGCTACCCGGAGCGCGATTGTCAGCAAGGAATCATTCAAAAAAGAGGAAGGGTATCCCTGGCCACGAGCCAGTGTCGAACACAAAGACGCGCGTGGCACGATTGAGATGCGTCCCGTCGTGCTCGATGAACGTCCGTTGATTCCTCCGGATGAACTGGCGCGGCTGTCGCAGGCGATGTGGGCCCAACGAGAAAAATTGACTGATTTGGAAGCGGATGCCCTCGATATGCTGTGTGCTTCGTGGCTGACGGGTCAGAAAACACCCAAAGGTGGTGTCGTGATTGACATTGATGACTGCCTGAAAATGCGTGGTCTCAAACCAAAGGTCAATGGACAGGGCCGACGCGGTGGGTTTGAGCAGGAACAACGGCGGGAAATGCTCTCCGCGTTTGACCGACTCTCAACCATCTGGATCGAAATGTCGGAAATGACGATTTATGAACCCAATGGCAAAGCCACTCGCGGGCGTGGGCGAAAGAAAAACATCACCGTTCAAAGCCGGGCCTTTGTGATTACTGACGTGTTGGGGCAACGCCGAATTGACGGCTTGATGGATGTCCAGCGCTTTGTGGCCCGCCCCGGCGAAGTCTTCGGCTATTTTCTTGAAGGCCCAGGGCGACAGGTAGCTTTGTTGAGTGCCCAGGCACTCAAATATGACCCGTACCGACAAAAGTGGGAAAAACGTCTGCTTCGGTATCTGGCCTGGATTTGGAAATGTGAAGGCAGCGATTGCGGGACCAAGGAATTTCGGGTGTCGCGACTCCTGGCCGCAGTTGGTGATGATGTGGTTGGAAAACGAGCCCATCGAACCCGCGACCGTTTTGAACGCGCCCTCGACACATTAAAAGCCGATGGGGCCATTTGTGACTGGCAATATGGGCAATGGGATGAGGAGATTGCCACCGAACGCGGCTGGCGTGAAAAATGGTTTGAAGCCCCGGTCGTGATCGAAGCCCCCGACGCCCTCAAAGAACATTACGTCCTGATCGAAGAGGAAATGGAACGCGAGAACCCGGTGGCCGCCCTCCTGGCCGAACCGGTTGACTTGTGCAAGAGTCTCCGGCAGGCCCGCAAAGATCGTGGATTTTCCCAAATTCAACTCGCCGAAGAACTTGGCATTGGGCAAGCCTACCTTTCCAAAATTGAAAGCGGACGGGTCTCTGAAAAACAAATTGGCCCGACATTGCGGGCCAAGTTTATTTCGTGGCTCCGAAGCTGAAAGAACCAGGGCTGAAAACCAGGGCTGAGGGCCATAAGCGCCAGGATAAGGGAACAACGTCTGATCTGGACAAGGTGACACAAAGACAAGCAGACAAGGAGACACCTTCAAGAGTCTCATTCCTCCGCTCCCAACCGGAGTCCGTTCAAGCTGACACACTCTGTGAAATTGCCTCGGTGTCTCCCTGTCTCCCTGTCTCTTCT harbors:
- a CDS encoding aldehyde dehydrogenase family protein, whose product is MVEVAVEALRCWRSTPALARDKIVARAASLLEQHKEELSRILTREEGKCLSESRGELQRSINVADFCAGEARRMNGETIHSELPRNFIYTVKQPLGVVACVTPWNFPVAIPIWKICPALVAGNTVVFKPATITPGTAVRMVELFQEAGIPKGVLNLIIGAGSDAGDEIINHPAVKAVSFTGSNEVGIRLYENVSRRGVKAQCEMGGKNPVIVMPDADMELAVESTAQGAFGSTGQRCTATSRAIIHEAVADEFVARLRKKAEALVLGDGMDPGTQMGPSVDESQFKTVLRYIDIGKEDGATLVCGGERPTDDRLQNGYFVQPTIFDHVTPDMRLAREEIFGPVLSVLRASSFEQAMDFANDCEYGLSSSIFTNDANYVFRYVDEIETGMTHVNSPTTGGEAHVPFGGIKSTGIGDREQGSTALDFYTEIKVVYIDYTGRKREGNLY
- a CDS encoding long-chain-fatty-acid--CoA ligase: MINHTTADQCRNLPELVHFHTCRQPDKTFLISEIDGRTFTYAEFTTAIHRTAHLLTGHGIQKGDVVSLLMPNSVEYVIAYFACFQLGALAGPVNSLLKAHELTYVIGNSEAKAILVNSQFEPMIDEIKHDLPDLKSIIRFDLESDATADLRVEKCPEPEIDREDEAIIIYTSGTTGKPKGCLLTHGNLLANARQIKTWLGFDESDRLLTIMPLFHMNAVSVTTVTALFAGGSSVVSPKFSATKFWQIISDYQITSFGSVATMLSMLLKTYPDGIPPEFKTAQLRFGLCGSAPVPAEVMRQFEERFGFLIIEGYGLSESTCRSTFNPPDTRRRPGSCGMPIGNEMKVVDEDDQDVPDGEAGEIVMRGDNIFKAYFKNPDATAIAFRNGWFHTGDVGYRDPDGFYFIVDRKSDMIIRGGENIYPREIDEVLYSHPAVAAGAAVGMPDPLYGEDVAAFIVLKDGCHATEEDILQFCRGELADYKCPKVVYFVADFPKGPTGKVLKRELAKQLKNRG
- a CDS encoding helix-turn-helix transcriptional regulator codes for the protein MSNKSDEKYHQIFGCVAAQATRSAIVSKESFKKEEGYPWPRASVEHKDARGTIEMRPVVLDERPLIPPDELARLSQAMWAQREKLTDLEADALDMLCASWLTGQKTPKGGVVIDIDDCLKMRGLKPKVNGQGRRGGFEQEQRREMLSAFDRLSTIWIEMSEMTIYEPNGKATRGRGRKKNITVQSRAFVITDVLGQRRIDGLMDVQRFVARPGEVFGYFLEGPGRQVALLSAQALKYDPYRQKWEKRLLRYLAWIWKCEGSDCGTKEFRVSRLLAAVGDDVVGKRAHRTRDRFERALDTLKADGAICDWQYGQWDEEIATERGWREKWFEAPVVIEAPDALKEHYVLIEEEMERENPVAALLAEPVDLCKSLRQARKDRGFSQIQLAEELGIGQAYLSKIESGRVSEKQIGPTLRAKFISWLRS